The DNA sequence TCTTGTTTACATGACGCACTGGAGATGGCCCGTGCTGATGTGTATCCACGTCCACTTTTACAATCTGCTACAAATATCATTATAATATTATTAATTTAATTTAACATTACTGATCTGGCAATCTTCATATTACCTAATTTACTAGCAATTAATGATGTATAAAAATACTTAATTAGGTCGAAACTTTGTTTTATTTGTTCTTCTGATACTATCTTTTTTGGATTATTATGAGTAAATTTATCTCTTACTTTAACAACATCTTTATAATATTTTTCACCATTATTAATAGAAAAATCAATTACCTTTTCTATCGCTTTCATATAGTCTGATAAATTTGGGTATTGTAGCCTTGTATTCTTTGCTTTAGTATGTTTAAGTGCTTCATTATATATATTTTCGTCTTTCTGACATAAAGTTTCAAAAGCTTGACAGTTCCATAAAAATAAATCTCTTTCATCTATAGTTTGATTGTATATTGTCTTCTTCCATATATTAATACTTTCATGAAATTTTTCAATTAATGAAAACCATAAGACCATTGAATTTCCTAACTCATCAATTGAGCCTCTAAACCTATTCTTAATTTTTGTATTCTCATTTATTATCTCAAAATAATACTTTGAAAGCATCAAATTTGTTTGGTTGTATTTAACAGTATCTAGAAAGTTAATATCTTTAATTTTAATCCTTGTATTTAATAAGAATTCAAAATAAAGTTTAATTTTGTCTATGTCATCATAAATTTCCTCAATTGATTTTAAGTCATTGTATTTCAATTGTATTTGTTTCTCTTGTTTAATACTAACATCAAACAAATGATCAGAAGATACAAGACCATTAAAGTGTGTAGAGAAGATTATTGTCTTATTTTTAGAGATTTTGATTTCTTTATCTTGTGGTACTTTAAGTGATAGTATTAACTCATTATTATTAACATCAGTAGGAAACTGTGTATTAAATGTTGTTCTTTCAAAAAGTTGTTCTATTTTTGTAAAGGTAAAATTTACGTGACTATATAAATAATTATCAGAGGGGTTTTCTATTAGATCAGTAAAAGTAAAATAATGTGAAATTACAGACTTATTATCTTGACTAAAATATGTCTTGGTATTAACTATCAACAAATTGCAAAACAGATATTTTTTCCCATTAAAACCTTGACAAGTTAGCTTATCTAACTTCACATATCGAAATGCTTCTTGCTCCTCTTTGGGATATGAATCACATATTCTTGTCATTTCTAATCTTAATGTATTATGATCTTCAAGAATTTTTCCATTATAATTTATAGGATTATTATTAATATATAAGCTTATAAAATATTGTGTGTTATCTAACATCAAAATCCACCTCCAAATTTATTTTTCACATTTCAATATTTATAGTTTTATTTCTTCTTTTTCATCTGTTTGCTTAACTTTTAACCGATATAATCGATACTGTTTCACCAGGTATTTAAATGTTTCACCGCTAATGAATTCTTTTTCCGTCTTATTTTCTGGTTTCACATTAAGGTTAACATGTTTAACCATTTTTCTATGCAGTTCAAATTCAATTGTATGCTCACTATATGTCGTCTGGTAAACGTTCATGTTATCACCTAGTACCTTCTTAATGCTACCTTCATGTTTTCTTCGATGATTTTATCAAAATCATCTACTTCTAATTCAGGAAGATGTTGTCGCTTAAACTTGAAGAATAAAAAATAAATTTCCTGTTTCATTTTCTTGTGAACATCATTATTATCGTGCCAATCAACTTAAGAATGATCATATCGATTGATAGAGCAAGTTCTGCTATTTCGTTTTCTTTATCCTCTATATTAACTACATTTTCAATTACTTCTTTCGTTACACCATAAAATGCTTGCGCATGATTATTAATTTTAATTACTCTAGGATAAGACGCTCCTGTGTTTCCTTTTCGCAAATCATCTTTTAGTATATTCATGTTTTGCAAGTATACAGCATCTGAAATACGTTTCTCTCTATAGTTTTCGGATCAATCAATTCCTGTAAACCCAGCTCCTTTTATTATTTCATTCCAAGTATTCTTTTCTTCTAAATCAGTCATATCTTCTAGTAAATCTAAATAATTATTATATACCCACATTCCAGAATTTATAAGTTTATTAATTACTGTACGTTTTATAGAATCATCATTATTCTTTACTATATGTTGTATACATTTTAGAAAATCTTCTTTACCCCATATTTTTTTATCAGGAATTTTAAAGTCGTGTATAGGATCTGTCTCCTTGTATTCATATTGAATATTTTTATAGTTACGTTTTTTATTTTTTATTCGCTGTTCTTCTAATTTAAACTCGTTATCTCGTGATTGCATCCAAGCTCTATATTCTTCTTCGAAACCTTTCACATGTAATAGTCCATCTATAAAACTTAAATCTTTCAATTCAAATTTATAACAAAATGTATCTTCACTAAAGAATTGTTTATTACTACTAGAGGCAGTCTTATATTCTTTTATATCTAATTTATATATTGCAAGTGAATTATTTGATTCAAAAACAATTACACTATTATTTATAGAATTATTCAATCTGTTTCTTTTTATATAATAGGCATTACGTTCATACTTTATTGTTGAAATATTATCCACCACAATCCAATCAACATTTAAATCTAAGTTAGCATATAGGTCATTTATATCATTTGTTTCTTTAGATGATATAGTCTTGTCTACAATTTCAATTGCTAAACTTTCACTGTTTTTAAATTCAACATATATTGGTGTCCAATGATTATTTATAACTTTCTCATCTTTGTTAATATTTACTACATGTTCTAGATTACTAAAATGTTTATATAATATTTCTTTATATTCTTTCCAGATAGAAGAACGTTTCTTGCAAAACTTTGAATATTCATCGTAATCACACTCAGACGTCTTCTTTTTATGCGCAAAGTGTGCACCTCGCTTCTCTCCTCTTCTAAAAATAACAGGAGTGCCACAACCATAACACAGTAATTTATTTAATCGCCCTGCTTCTCTAATTATTGTCTCTTCCTCATAATTCATTTTGACTTCTGAAGCATAAATATTATCATCATCTTTAACACATCGTTCCATATATATCCCTCCCTGTACATTACTTTATCAATACTAATATTCAAAATAACATTAATCTATCTATAGATAATTTTTATTATTACTTAATTCTAATTCGTCTACTTTTACAAACTGGAATTAATTAATCTGTTTATTTACTAAGCTTATTTGCAAATATTATAAAAAAATCTCATTAAGATTCTACCATTTATTGTAAATATTTTCAATTTAAGACAAAATACATAGTTTTTTATATATTGAACCTTCTAATTATTATATATTTTATCTTATTAAGTCGAGAAATATATATTGAATATCAGTCTTAAATTTAGACATAAAAAACAAGATATCATTTCTTAATCTGACATCTTGTAGTCAATTCTATCAGGGCTCGCATTGTTGTTAACTATGATAAAGTCACTAATGTTCAGACGCTTTGTTTTAATAAGTATGTTCAAATTATGCATGGTGGAGCCTTAGAAATAATTAATAATTTACTCCTTTAATTAATCCTCCTACTTATCGCACTTCTCTCATAGATGTAAATATGGGCGCGTGGGATGGGACGCTCTTGTTCTATATTAAGTACTAGTTATATAAAAGCATCCTTAGATTTGGGCACAAAAAAACAAGATATCAATAATTATAAGATACCTTGTACACAGTTAATACTATTAGTATTACTATTTACAGGGCGCGTATTGTTGGTTGCTTTGATCAAGTCACTAATGTTCACGCATTGAGTTTTAAACTAAGTTTATTCAAATAAGGGTATGGTGGAGCCTATGGAATAATTATTAGTGTCTACCTATTAACATTTAGTCCTAATTAGAAGGTAATATTCCTAACACCTAAACAGGTCGCGCAGGGTTGGGGCGCTCTTTTTTTTAGATCTAGTGATATTTATTTAATAACATGCTTAAATTAGGATATAAAAAAACAAGATATCATACTTACTCTGACATCTTGTACTCAATTTTTCCTTTAGGTCAGTTCTAACAGGTCACGCATGTTGGGGCGTGATTCCTTCTTTAGTAGACCTAATTCAAAGTTCACAATAATTTATGGTGGAGATGGCGGGAGAAGGGTTCTATGCACAATAAAAATTACTATAATTCTTCCTAGATTATGTGTGTAGGGGGATTAGACCCCCTCTAAGTCCAAATTAATTATGTCCTTACGATTCATAACTATATTTATAAAAGAAGAGACCTAGTTTTAGCCAGATACTCTCCTTATGTGTATTTTTATTTTATTAGATCTGTTCCGCCCACTCATCTACTGTCTCTTGATCATAGTCAAGCCCTGCTATACTAGCTGCTAATTCTATAAAGTTTAATAATTCTTCACTTTCCATTGAATCAATAAATGATCCATACCTTTCATTGGTAATTTCTAATTGTTTTAGAACATCGTTTACAGATTTTTTTATATCATCTTGTTTTGGGTCTTCTCCCAATTTGATAAGTGAATTAATAAAATGGTCTAAAATTTTTTCCGTTTCATGTATGTTCTCCTCAGTAAATATTTCATCAAGAAATGCATCCTCTAAGCCGTTCATACGTTCTTTCCATTCTTCAGTTGGCTTGTGCTTTTTTAATGTTTCTAGTTTCATTTTTACCTCTCCCTATACGTCTATTCTTCTCCAAAGTTCTATTTCATCATTACCATAGTTTATGGGGCGTTTCCTCGGTAACTCCTCCCATTTAAACTTCATTTTTTCATTATTGCGACTTCTTATATAGTAATGTTTTTTTACCGGGCTAACCACATAAAAGTTTGATTTTAGACCTAAGGTACAATCGCCATCTAATATAATAGAATCTATTAAGAATAAAGATTTAAGGCTATTCATTCCTTCTACAAAATT is a window from the Haloplasma contractile SSD-17B genome containing:
- a CDS encoding ApeA N-terminal domain 1-containing protein, whose product is MLDNTQYFISLYINNNPINYNGKILEDHNTLRLEMTRICDSYPKEEQEAFRYVKLDKLTCQGFNGKKYLFCNLLIVNTKTYFSQDNKSVISHYFTFTDLIENPSDNYLYSHVNFTFTKIEQLFERTTFNTQFPTDVNNNELILSLKVPQDKEIKISKNKTIIFSTHFNGLVSSDHLFDVSIKQEKQIQLKYNDLKSIEEIYDDIDKIKLYFEFLLNTRIKIKDINFLDTVKYNQTNLMLSKYYFEIINENTKIKNRFRGSIDELGNSMVLWFSLIEKFHESINIWKKTIYNQTIDERDLFLWNCQAFETLCQKDENIYNEALKHTKAKNTRLQYPNLSDYMKAIEKVIDFSINNGEKYYKDVVKVRDKFTHNNPKKIVSEEQIKQSFDLIKYFYTSLIASKLGNMKIARSVMLN
- a CDS encoding competence protein CoiA family protein, translating into MERCVKDDDNIYASEVKMNYEEETIIREAGRLNKLLCYGCGTPVIFRRGEKRGAHFAHKKKTSECDYDEYSKFCKKRSSIWKEYKEILYKHFSNLEHVVNINKDEKVINNHWTPIYVEFKNSESLAIEIVDKTISSKETNDINDLYANLDLNVDWIVVDNISTIKYERNAYYIKRNRLNNSINNSVIVFESNNSLAIYKLDIKEYKTASSSNKQFFSEDTFCYKFELKDLSFIDGLLHVKGFEEEYRAWMQSRDNEFKLEEQRIKNKKRNYKNIQYEYKETDPIHDFKIPDKKIWGKEDFLKCIQHIVKNNDDSIKRTVINKLINSGMWVYNNYLDLLEDMTDLEEKNTWNEIIKGAGFTGID